Proteins co-encoded in one Brassica oleracea var. oleracea cultivar TO1000 chromosome C4, BOL, whole genome shotgun sequence genomic window:
- the LOC106340302 gene encoding probable WRKY transcription factor 12 produces the protein MEGGGRRVVVNNYDLQQVTIQENMNFLIPFEETNVLTFFSSSSSSSLSSPSFPFHNSSSTTNTAHAPLGFPNNLQGGGPLGSKVVNDDQDNFRGGINNDAHSSSWWRSSSGSGESKNKVKIRRKLREPRFCFQTNSDVDVLDDGYKWRKYGQKIVKNSLHPRSYYRCTHNNCTVKKRVERLSEDCRMVITTYEGRHSHIPSDESTSPDHDCLSSF, from the exons ATGGAAGGAGGAGGAAGAAGAGTAGTAGTTAATAATTACGATCTACAACAAGTGACGATCCAAGAGAATATGAACTTCCTCATTCCATTTGAAGAAACCAATGTCTTAACCTTCTTTTCTTCCTCTTCTTCATCTTCTCTCTCATCTCCTTCTTTCCCCTTCCACAACTCTTCTTCAACCACTAATACTGCTCATGCACCTTTAGGGTTTCCTAATAATCTTCAG GGTGGAGGACCCTTGGGATCAAAGGTGGTTAATGATGATCAAGATAATTTTAGAGGTGGAATTAACAATGATGCGCATTCTAGTTCTTG GTGGAGATCAAGTAGTGGGAGTGGAGAGTCGAAGAACAAAGTGAAGATAAGGAGGAAACTAAGAGAGCCAAGATTCTGTTTCCAGACAAATAGCGATGTAGACGTTCTTGACGATGGCTACAAATGGCGTAAATACGGTCAGAAAATCGTCAAGAACAGCCTTCACCCCAG GAGTTATTACAGATGCACACACAACAACTGTACGGTGAAGAAGAGAGTGGAGCGGCTGTCGGAAGATTGTAGAATGGTGATTACTACTTACGAAGGTCGTCACAGCCACATTCCCTCTGATGAATCCACTTCTCCTGACCATGATTGTCTCTCTTCCTTTTAA
- the LOC106336731 gene encoding uncharacterized protein LOC106336731, which yields MILSQKMQTPFLHLSKTFTPSPLPRQTNNQCFGLHNAPLVTTVSRRPRRIVAQQSYKPNDRPGNRGKVTLKGNKENIWSVDNEMAKNEKRKRKPKGRRRGKRLGKGRVLVSGTMLIETETVLQTQEPVIKPVWRTFASSVSGIWKGVGAVFSPITAEMEPLEIGKKNESLYDCYTLSRIEALPSPGESSSEIQRKINWVTLNPHGEFFQNGDVLADETGLLPKFESFNLKASDVMEEDSMGDEPGLVYFEDGSYSRGPVAIPVGEMSESNYYLTPTFKFEQCLVKGCHKRLRVVHTIEFANGGADIQIMRVGVYEEQWVSPSNYEDQSNNDAPLELKPFSLRKRTQPSELTGSWKVFEVSATPIYGEEDLDQSGETTPYVYLCTEALKRRNLPESSGSFGDEEMVDMQDVSVMWLPGGVTAYVDVKEDGVLCVGIGWYSDEGINLVMERDYGLDGNLKEVRSNTEVKRRWTEEPK from the exons ATGATTCTCTCTCAGAAGATGCAAACCCCATTTCTCCATCTCTCCAAAACCTTCACTCCATCTCCACTCCCACGTCAAACCAACAACCAATGCTTCGGACTCCACAACGCTCCTCTCGTCACCACAGTCTCCCGGCGACCGAGAAGAATCGTCGCGCAACAGAGCTACAAACCAAACGACCGTCCTGGAAACAGAGGGAAAGTGACTCTAAAGGGTAACAAAGAGAACATATGGAGCGTCGATAACGAGATGGCCAAGAACGAGAAGCGCAAAAGGAAGCCAAAGGGGAGAAGAAGAGGGAAGCGATTAGGTAAAGGTAGAGTCTTGGTTTCGGGAACCATGTTGATTGAGACAGAAACTGTTCTTCAGACACAG GAGCCTGTGATAAAGCCAGTGTGGAGAACGTTTGCGAGCAGTGTAAGTGGGATATGGAAAGGAGTAGGAGCTGTGTTCTCTCCCATAACAGCGGAGATGGAACCCCTCGAGATCGGGAAGAAGAACGAGAGTCTTTACGATTGCTACACTCTCTCACGGATCGAGGCCTTGCCATCTCCTGGAGAGTCTTCATCTGAGATACAGAGAAAGATCAATTGGGTTACTTTGAATCCCCACGGAGAGTTTTTCCAAAACGGTGACGTATTGGCTGATGAGACTGGCTTGTTGCCAAAGTTCGAGTCTTTTAACTTGAAAGCTAGTGATGTCATGGAAGAGGACTCCATGGGAGATGAGCCTGGACTTGTTTACTTCGAG GATGGATCCTATTCTAGAGGTCCAGTTGCAATCCCTGTTGGGGAGATGAGTGAGTCTAACTATTACCTCACACCAACTTTCAAGTTTGAACAG TGTTTGGTGAAGGGTTGTCATAAGAGACTGAGAGTAGTACACACCATAGAGTTCGCCAATGGTGGTGCGGATATACAGATCATGAGAGTTGGTGTTTATGAAGAACAGTGGGTTAGTCCTTCAAATTATGAAGACCAAAG TAACAACGACGCACCATTAGAGTTAAAACCCTTCTCACTGAGGAAACGCACGCAGCCCTCTGAGCTAACAGGATCATGGAAAGTGTTTGAAGTGAGTGCAACTCCAATCTACGGAGAAGAAGACCTAGATCAAAGCGGTGAGACCACTCCGTATGTGTACCTATGCACAGAGGCTTTGAAGAGAAGGAACTTACCGGAAAGTTCGGGTTCGTTTGGAGATGAGGAGATGGTAGATATGCAAGATGTGTCTGTGATGTGGCTACCAGGTGGTGTGACTGCTTACGTGGACGTGAAGGAAGATGGAGTGTTATGCGTTGGAATAGGATGGTATTCTGATGAAGGGATCAACCTTGTTATGGAGAGAGATTATGGTTTAGATGGGAATCTTAAAGAAGTTAGATCCAATACTGAAGTGAAGAGAAGATGGACTGAAGAACCTAAGTGA
- the LOC106340706 gene encoding uclacyanin-2-like, whose protein sequence is MEMNGLSKMAATAFLLVVAIVPAAIAVTYTVGDAQEWSSGVDYTDWVKGKTFRVGDILEFKYGSSHSVDVTTKAGYDNCDSSAATDNHSDGDTKIELKTVGTKYYICPTPGHCISGMKLAVTVVAASSGTPEAPTPPSSTPGTPSTPDSPPAAGTPPSTPDSPPATGTPATPTPPTSPPPPSAATKGVMSYILVGASMILGYGLWM, encoded by the exons ATGGAAATGAATGGTTTGTCCAAGATGGCTGCAACCGCTTTTCTCTTAGTCGTGGCCATTGTCCCAGCCGCTATAGCTGTGACATACACAGTAGGAGACGCTCAAGAGTGGTCCAGTGGTGTGGACTACACAGATTGGGTTAAAGGAAAGACTTTCAGGGTTGGTGACATTCTAG AGTTTAAGTATGGTTCTTCACACTCGGTGGATGTGACTACCAAAGCCGGATATGATAACTGCGACAGTTCAGCAGCAACAGATAATCACTCCGACGGAGACACCAAAATCGAACTCAAGACAGTAGGAACCAAGTATTACATCTGCCCTACACCTGGTCACTGTATCAGTGGCATGAAGCTAGCAGTTACGGTCGTTGCCGCTTCTTCCGGAACACCAGAAGCTCCTACGCCGCCATCTTCAACTCCCGGAACTCCTTCCACACCAGACTCACCGCCAGCTGCTGGAACTCCTCCTTCCACACCAGACTCACCTCCGGCTACCGGAACTCCCGCCACACCCACACCACCAACTTCTCCTCCTCCACCGAGTGCTGCCACTAAGGGAGTGATGAGTTACATTTTGGTCGGAGCGTCGATGATTTTGGGTTATGGTTTGTGGATGTAA